The DNA segment ATAGCCGCTGAAACTGCCTTCGGGGGTCTGGATCTGGATGGTCTGGCCCATGCCCTGCTCTCCTTGTCGTTGTCTCTTGACGGTGTCCGCTGGCGCCGCCGTGCTGGGTTCCATGATGGTGGCTCCGCACCGCAGCAAACTAGCCGCCCGCTGCAGCGGCTATCCGATTAGTGCAGGAAACTGCCAACTCGGTCAACGCTGCATCGCTGACGGCGAGGGCATCCGCTATAGTGGATCGCGTGGGAGACCGTGCGCCGGCGCAATCCCGGCGCAATGCCGGCGCAATGCCGGTGCGATACCGGACCATCCCCGGACCATGCGGCGCGCACGGCGCCAGGGCTCTGCCAGCACCGGCTGGCCGCCCTGCCCGGCAGCACCGCGGCCACGCCAGAGGAGCGAGACAATGCAGCTGCCCCCCGCCGCCACGGCCTTCCCGCACCAGGGAACGCTGGCGAGCACCCTGCTCGGCGATCCCGCCCGGTGCGTGTTCGCCTCGACCGACCTGGCAGAGACGCGCGCCGCCGTCGGCCGCGTATTCAAGCCGCACCGGCTCGATGTCCGCGGCACGCGGCTGCACGCGCGCATGCACCATGCGCCGCTTGGCGCGGTTTCCTTCAATCGCCTCGCCTACGGGGCCGAGGTCACCATCGATCCCGGTCCGCTTGGGGACTTCCTGCTGGTGCAGATGCCGCTGTCAGGGCAGGCCGATATCCGCTGTGGCGACCAGCACATCGTCTCGACGCCCGACTGCGCTTCGGTGCTGACGCCGAGTGATCCGTTGGCGATGCGCTGGAGCGCCGACAGTGACCAGTTGATCGTGCGCATCGAACGCAGCGCGCTGGAACGCGTCTGCGCCGCGCACCTGGGCCGGCGCCCCGGGCGGCCGCTGCGCTTTGCACTCGGCATGGACTGGCGCATGGGCGCCTGGTATGAGCTGGTGCGCTACCTCGCGGCGATGATCGAGACTGCGCCCGAGACCACGCGCCATCCGCTGACCGCCTGCCAGCTCGAGCAGCTGGTCATCGGCACGCTGCTGACATGGCAGCCGCACAACCTTTCGGATGCGCTGCGCGAGCACGGCAAGCCGTTGGCGCCGCGCCATGTGAAGGTGGTGGAGGAATACATCCATGCCAACGCCGATGCGGAATTGACGCCGGCCTTGCTGGCGGAAGTCGCTGGCGTCAGCGTGCGCAGCCTGTTCGCCGGCTTCCGCGAGCATCGCGGCACCGGGCCGATGGCCTACCTGCGCACCGTGCGCCTCGAGCGGGTGCGGCACGACCTGCTGAACGATGCGTCGGTGACGTCGGTCAGCGCGGCGGCTTTGCGCTGGGGCTTTGCGCACCTGGGGCGCTTCAGCGCGGAGTATCGTCGGGCGTTCGGGGAGTGCCCGGCGCAGACGCTGCGGCGGCGGGGAAGGGGCTAGCCGACCCCACACGAGAACGGCCGCCCAAAACAAAAACGGCGAACCACACGGTTCGCCGTTTTGCTGCATCAAGCCGCCGGAGCGGCCCGAAACATATTTACACCTTGATCTCGACGTCCACGCCGGCCGGCAGGTCGAGCTTCATCAGCGCGTCAACCGTCTTGTCGGTCGGATCGACGATGTCCATCAGGCGCTGGTGAGTGCGGATCTCGAACTGATCGCGGCTGGTCTTGTTGACGTGCGGCGAACGCAGGATGTCGAAGCGCTGGATGCGGGTCGGCAGGGGCACCGGGCCCTTGACGATCGCGCCGGTACGCTTGGCGGTATCCACGATTTCGGCGGCCGACTGGTCGATCAGGCGATAGTCGAAAGCCTTCAGGCGGATACGGATCTTCTGGTTCTGCATGATATTTCCTTAAAAGAGCGATTGGGCAACGTGCCCAGTTAAATGGGGACATGCCTGCAGGCATGTCCCAGGAAGTGCTTAGTCGAGGATCTTTGCCACGACGCCGGCGCCGACGGTACGGCCGCCTTCACGGATAGCGAAGCGCAGGCCTTCTTCCATGGCGATCGGGGCGATCAGCTTGACGGTGATCGACACGTTGTCACCCGGCATCACCATTTCCTTGTCCGCCGGCAGCTCGATCGAGCCGGTCACGTCGGTGGTACGGAAGTAGAACTGCGGGCGGTAGTTGTTGAAGAACGGGGTGTGACGGCCGCCTTCGTCCTTCGACAGGATGTACACCTCGCCGGTGAAGTGGGTGTGCGGCTTGATCGAACCCGGCTTGCACAGCACCTGGCCGCGCTCGACGTCTTCACGCTTGGTGCCGCGCAGCAGCAGACCGACGTTGTCGCCAGCCTGGCCCTGGTCCAGCAGCTTGCGGAACATTTCCACGCCGGTGCAGGTGGTCTTCACGGTCGGGCGAATACCGACGATTTCGATTTCTTCGCCAACCTTCACCACGCCGCGCTCGATACGGCCGGTCACCACGGTGCCGCGACCCGAGATCGAGAACACGTCTTCCACCGGCATCAGGAAGGTACCGTCAACGGCACGCTCCGGCGTCGGGATGTAGCTGTCCAGCGCTTCGGCCAGGTTCATGATGGCCACTTCGCCCAGCTCGCCCTTGTCGCCTTCCAGCGCCAGCTTGGCCGAACCCTTGATGATCGGGGTGTCGTCGCCGGGGAATTCGTACTTCGACAGCAGCTCGCGAACTTCCATCTCGACCAGCTCGAGCAGTTCAGCGTCGTCCACCATGTCGCACTTGTTCAGGAACACGATGATGTACGGCACGCCAACCTGACGGGCCAGCAGGATGTGCTCGCGCGTTTGCGGCATCGGGCCGTCAGCGGCCGAGCACACCAGGATCGCGCCGTCCATCTGGGCGGCACCCGTGATCATGTTCTTCACGTAGTCGGCGTGGCCCGGGCAGTCAACGTGCGCGTAGTGGCGGTTGGCCGTCTCGTACTCGACGTGGGCGGTATTGATGGTAATACCGCGTGCCTTTTCTTCCGGCGCTGCGTCGATTTCGTCGTACTTCTTGGCGGCACCGCCGAACTTGGCAGCCAGCACCGTGGCGATCGCTGCGGTCAGCGTGGTCTTGCCATGGTCAACGTGACCAATCGTACCAACGTTCACGTGCGGCTTGGTCCGCTCGAACTTTTCCTTTGCCATTTCTTAGCTCCTGATAGGAATGCAGTCTTGTTGTTTCATCGCGCCGCCGCACCGGCAGGCGCGGCGGCAAACTTCGAATTACTTGCCCTTGGCCGTCATCACGGCTTCGGCGATGTTCTTCGGTGCCTCAGCGTAGTGCTTGAATTCCATGGTGTACGTGGCGCGGCCTTGCGTGGCCGAGCGCAGCGACGTGGAATAACCGAACATTTCCGACAGCGGGACTTCGGCCTTGATGATCTTGCCGCCGCCCACCATGTCGTCCATGCCCTGCACGATGCCGCGGCGGGACGACAGGTCGCCCATCACGGTACCCGTGTAGTCTTCCGGCGTTTCCACTTCCACGGCCATCATCGGCTCGAGCAGAACCGGGCTGGCCTTGCGCATGGCTTCCTTGAAGGCCATCGAGCCGGCCATGCGGAACGCGTTTTCGTTCGAGTCCACGTCGTGGTACGAACCAAACGTCAGCGTGACCTTCACGTCCACCACCGGGAAGCCAGCCAGGATGCCGTTCGGCAGCGTGTCGACGATACCCTTCTCTACCGCCGGGATGTATTCGCGAGGAATCACGCCGCCCTTGATGGCGTCGATGAACTCGAAGCCCTTGCCCGGCTCTTGCGGTTCCAGCGTGATCACGGCGTGACCGTACTGGCCGCGGCCGCCCGACTGCTTGACGAACTTGCCCTCGACGCCTTCGGCGGTCTTGCGAATGGTTTCGCGGTAGGCCACCTGCGGCGCGCCGATGTTGGCTTCCACGTTGAATTCGCGCTTCATGCGGTCGACCAGAATTTCGAGGTGGAGCTCGCCCATGCCCGAAATGATGGTCTGACCCGATTCTTCATCGGTACGCACGCGGAACGACGGATCTTCAGCGGCCAGGCGGTTCAGGGCGATGCCCATCTTTTCCTGGTCAGCCTTGGTCTTCGGCTCGACAGCCTGCGAGATCACCGGCTCCGGGAACACCATGCGCTCGAGCACGATCGGTGCAGCCGGATCGCACAGCGTGTCGCCCGTGGTGGCGTCCTTCAGACCCACTGCAGCGGCGATGTCGCCGGCCAGCACTTCCTTGATTTCTTCGCGCTGGTTGGCATGCATCTGCAGAATACGGCCGAGGCGTTCCTTCTTGCTCTTGACCGGGTTGTACACGGTGTCGCCCGAATTGATCTTGCCCGAGTACACGCGGAAGAAGATCAGCTGACCAACGAACGGGTCGGTCATGATCTTGAACGCCAGTGCCGAGAACTTTTCGTTGTCGTCAGCCTTGCGCTCGAGCTTCTTCTCGCTGTCGTCCTCGTCCGTGCCCGTAACCGGCGGAATGTCGACCGGCGACGGCAGGAAGTCGATCACGGCGTCGAGCATGCGCTGCACGCCCTTGTTCTTGAACGCGGTGCCGCACAGCATCGGCTGGATTTCGCAGGCGATGGTACGGTCACGCAGCGCCTTGACGATCTCGGCGCGGGTCAGCTCTTCGCCGCCCAGGTACTTTTCCATCAGCTCTTCGCTGGCTTCGGCGGCGGACTCGACCATCTTCTCGCGCCATTCGTCAGCGGTGGCTTGCAGCTCGGCCGGGATGTCCTGGTATTCGAACTTCACGCCCTGGCTGGCTTCGTCCCAAACGATCGCCTTCATTTCCAGCAGATCGACGACGCCCTGGAAGCCGTCTTCAGCGCCGATCGGCACCACGACGGGCACCGGGTTAGCCTTCAGGCGGGTCTTCAGCTGGTCGTAGACCTTGAAGAAGTTCGCGCCGGTACGGTCCATCTTGTTGACGAACGCCAGACGCGGCACCTTGTACTTGTTGGCCTGACGCCAGACGGTTTCGGACTGCGGCTGCACGCCACCCACTGCGCAGTACACCATGCACGCGCCGTCCAGCACGCGCATGGAACGCTCCACCTCGATGGTGAAGTCCACGTGGCCCGGGGTGTCGATGATGTTGAAGCGGTGCTCGGGGTAGTTGCCGCCCATGCCCTTCCAGAAGGCGGTGGTCGCAGCAGACGTGATGGTGATGCCGCGCTCCTGCTCCTGCTCCATCCAGTCCATGGTGGCCGCGCCATCATGCACTTCACCGATCTTGTGGTTCACACCGGTGTAGAACAGGATCCGCTCGGTCGTGGTGGTTTTACCCGCGTCAATGTGAGCCGAGATACCGATATTGCGGTAGCGCTCAATGGGAGTCTTACGAGCCACTTTAATCCTCTATTCGTCCGTGAGGCGCCGGCATCTCATGGCCCGCGCCCCTAACACAAACGGGCGAGATGTGTAAAAACACAGCCCGCCCGGCAACCAACAAACGCTATCGCGCGCTTAGAAGCGGAAATGCGAGAACGCCTTGTTGGCTTCGGCCATGCGGTGCACTTCGTCACGCTTCTTCATTGCGCCGCCACGGCCTTCCGATGCTTCCAGCAGCTCACCTGCCAGGCGCAGCGCCATCGACTTCTCGCTGCGTTTCTTCGCGGCCTCGCGCAGCCAACGCATCGCCAATGCCAGACGACGCGACGGACGGACTTCGACCGGAACCTGATAGTTGGCGCCGCCCACGCGACGGCTCTTCACTTCCACCACCGGCTTCACGTTGTTGATGGCAACGGAGAACACTTCGATGGGGGCCTTGCCTGCCTTCTTCTCGATCTGGTCGAACGCGCCATAGACGATACGTTCGGCAACCGACTTCTTGCCGTCCAGCATCAGCACGTTCATGAACTTGGCAACTTCAACGTTGCCGAACTTCGGATCAGGCAGAACATCCCGCTTGGGGACTTCACGACGACGTGGCATCTTCTTTCCTTTAGATTCAGTTGAGAGCGCGGTCAGTTGTTTCCGCTCTCCGGCCACCAACTAGCTTGCATGCAATAGACAGCAAATTCGCCGGGGTGACCACTTACTCGACGGCACGGTTGCCAAAAAGGCGCTCCGTTGTACCGCCGCCTGGTGACAGCACCATGACTCGCGCCACAGGCTATCGTTTGTTTGCTGCTTTGGGTCTCGCAGACCCAGGCACCCTAAGCTTAGGCCGCCTTCGGACGCTTCGCGCCGTACTTCGAACGGGCCTGCTTGCGGTCCTTCACGCCTTGCAGATCCAGCGAGCCACGGACGATGTGGTAACGCACACCCGGCAGATCCTTCACACGGCCGCCGCGGATCAGCACGACCGAGTGTTCCTGCAGGTTGTGGCCTTCACCGCCGATGTACGAAATGACTTCGAAACCGTTGGTCAGGCGCACCTTGGCGACCTTACGCAGTGCCGAGTTCGGCTTCTTCGGCGTCGTGGTGTACACGCGGGTGCACACACCACGGCGCTGGGGGCAGTTCTCAAGCGCCGGGCTCTTGCTCTTGACGACTTCAGAGACGCGCGGCTTGCGAACCAGTTGGTTGATAGTTGGCATTGTTCAATCCAGCTTGGTTTTACGAAAAACGCCCCTCGCACCGGCATGTACCAGGATGGAGAGGCAACTACGGGTTTTTGGGCGGGAGAGATGAGCAGACGCGCTCTGGAGACGGGACTGTGCGGTAACAGCATGCCAAAGAGCGCGAGCCGGCACCCGGATCCCGCATCTGCCGCCACCGGTCCATCAAAACCGGTCCGGAAGGCTTGCCAGCAGCGGCATGAAAGCCACTTATCCGACGGGCGAGCGAAATCCAAAGCCAAAAACTCGAATCTGGCATCCTAGCAGGGGAATCGTATACAGTCAAGCCGTATACCCGACAGGCAAACAGTACCGGCTAGACCCCGCGCAGGGTGTCGAGGATACCCTGCCCATAGCGCTCCAGCTTGGATGCACCAATCCCGGGAATCCCTTGCATCGCCGAGAGCGAGTCCGGCGCAGTGCGCGCCAGTTCGGCCAGCGTGGCGTCATGGAAGATCACGTAGGCCGGCACGCCGTGTTCGCGCGCGGCTTCCGTGCGCCAGCGGCGCAGCGCCTCCCAGTTTGCCAGCGTATCGGCGTCCATGTCCGCGGTATGGTCGGTGCGGGTGCCGCGCGCCGCGCGCTCGCCGGACTTGCCGGGCTTGGTAGCCTGGCGTCGCAGGATGATCTGCCGCTCGCCCTTGAGCACCTCGCGCGCGCGCTCGCCCAGCAGCAGCGCGCCGTGGCCGCCATGGTCGATCATCAGCAAGCCCTGGGCGATCAGTTGGCGGAAGACCGTGTGCCACTCATGCACCGAACGGTCCTTGCCGATGCCGAAGGTCGATACCTTGTCATGGCCCCACTGCTTGATCTTCTCCGAGGCATTGCCGCGCAGTACGTCGACCAGGTGGGTCGCGCCAAAGTGGATCCGGCTTGCCTGCGCGGTGCGGTAGACGCATGACAGCGCCATCTGCGCCTCGCGCGTGCCATCCCAGGTGGCCGGCGGCTCCAGGCAGGTATCGCAGTTGCCACAGGGTTCGCTGGCTTCGTTGAAGTAGTCAAGGATGCGCTGGCGCCGGCAGCCGGCGGTTTCGCACAAACCCAGCAGCGCGTCGAGCTTGGCCGACGACACGCGCTTGAAGGCCTCGTCCGCCTCGGACTCATCGATCATGCGCTTCTGCTGCACCACATCGCCCAGGCCATAGGCCATCCACGCATTGGCCGGCATACCGTCGCGGCCGGCGCGGCCCGTCTCCTGGTAGTAGCCCTCCATGCTCTTGGGCAGGTCAAGGTGAGCGACGAAGCGGACGTCCGGCTTGTCGATCCCCATGCCAAAGGCAATGGTGGCCACCATTACCAGCCCTTCTTCCTCGCGGAAGCGTGCCTGGTGGCGCTGGCGCGTGCCGGGGTCCATGCCGGCATGGTAGGGCAGCGCGTTGATGCCCTGCCCTACCAGCCACGCCGCGGTGTCTTCCACCTTCTTGCGTGACAGGCAGTAGATGATGCCGCTGTCGTGGGTGCCGTCGGCGGCGGTGTGCTCCGCCTTGATAAAGGCCAGCAACTGCTGGCGCGCATTGTCCTTCTCGACGATGCGGTAGCGGATATTGGGCCGGTCGAAGCTGGAGATGAAAACGCGGGCGTCGTCCAGCGCCAGTCGCTCAATGATCTCGTTGCGCGTCAGCGCGTCAGCCGTTGCGGTCAGCGCGATGCGCGGCACGTACGGGAATCGCTCGTGCAGCACCGACAGCTGGATGTACTCAGGCCGGAAATCATGGCCCCACTGCGATACGCAATGCGCCTCGTCGATGGCGAACAGCCCGACACGGGTACGCTCGAGCAGGTCGAGGAAGCGCGGGGTCATCAGCCGCTCGGGTGCGACGTAGAGGATCTCCACCCTGCCGGCCAGCAGGTCGCGCTCGACGGCGGACGCCTCTGAACTGGTCAGCGTCGAATTCAGCACCGCGGCGCGCACGCCGGCTTCGGTCAGTGCCGCGACCTGGTCCTGCATCAGCGCGATCAACGGCGATACCACGATGCCGACACCCTGCCCTGTGCGCTGGCGCAGCAGCGCCGGAATCTGGTAACACAGCGACTTGCCGCCGCCGGTCGGCATCAGCACCAGGCTGTCGCCGCCTTCGGCAACGTGGTCGATGATCTCGGCCTGGCGCCCGCGGAAGGCGTGATAGCCGAAGACATCTTTGAGGATCGCCAGTGCTTGCGACATGGACTGCGGAATTGCTGAAGCCGGAAAAGCCGTAACCTTACCACTAAGGAACGCGGCCACCGCGCCTGGCGCGCAAACTCTCCGACGTTTCTCACGAAAGGTCACGTCACGCGCGGGCATAAAAAAAGCCCGGCTGATTCAGCCGGGCTTTTGGCCGCCTTGCGGCGGGCAATCACTACTGCAAGATCAGGCGTTGTCGCCTTCACCCTCAGTCGTCGCCTGCACCACCGGCGTCGGCTCGATGAAGAGCGACTGCTCTTCTTCGGCGATCGCCTGGGCGCGTTCGCGCTCGGAGGCCTCGCGCGCCTTGCGGGCACGGTGGTAGGCCAGGCCGGTACCGGCCGGGATCAGACGGCCGACGATCACGTTTTCCTTCAGACCACGCAGGTCGTCGGTCTTGCCCATGATCGCGGCTTCGGTCAGCACGCGCGTGGTTTCCTGGAACGATGCCGCCGAGATGAAGCTGTCGGTCG comes from the Cupriavidus sp. P-10 genome and includes:
- a CDS encoding AraC family transcriptional regulator; its protein translation is MQLPPAATAFPHQGTLASTLLGDPARCVFASTDLAETRAAVGRVFKPHRLDVRGTRLHARMHHAPLGAVSFNRLAYGAEVTIDPGPLGDFLLVQMPLSGQADIRCGDQHIVSTPDCASVLTPSDPLAMRWSADSDQLIVRIERSALERVCAAHLGRRPGRPLRFALGMDWRMGAWYELVRYLAAMIETAPETTRHPLTACQLEQLVIGTLLTWQPHNLSDALREHGKPLAPRHVKVVEEYIHANADAELTPALLAEVAGVSVRSLFAGFREHRGTGPMAYLRTVRLERVRHDLLNDASVTSVSAAALRWGFAHLGRFSAEYRRAFGECPAQTLRRRGRG
- the rpsL gene encoding 30S ribosomal protein S12, producing the protein MPTINQLVRKPRVSEVVKSKSPALENCPQRRGVCTRVYTTTPKKPNSALRKVAKVRLTNGFEVISYIGGEGHNLQEHSVVLIRGGRVKDLPGVRYHIVRGSLDLQGVKDRKQARSKYGAKRPKAA
- the rpsJ gene encoding 30S ribosomal protein S10, with product MQNQKIRIRLKAFDYRLIDQSAAEIVDTAKRTGAIVKGPVPLPTRIQRFDILRSPHVNKTSRDQFEIRTHQRLMDIVDPTDKTVDALMKLDLPAGVDVEIKV
- the rpsG gene encoding 30S ribosomal protein S7, whose protein sequence is MPRRREVPKRDVLPDPKFGNVEVAKFMNVLMLDGKKSVAERIVYGAFDQIEKKAGKAPIEVFSVAINNVKPVVEVKSRRVGGANYQVPVEVRPSRRLALAMRWLREAAKKRSEKSMALRLAGELLEASEGRGGAMKKRDEVHRMAEANKAFSHFRF
- the tuf gene encoding elongation factor Tu, giving the protein MAKEKFERTKPHVNVGTIGHVDHGKTTLTAAIATVLAAKFGGAAKKYDEIDAAPEEKARGITINTAHVEYETANRHYAHVDCPGHADYVKNMITGAAQMDGAILVCSAADGPMPQTREHILLARQVGVPYIIVFLNKCDMVDDAELLELVEMEVRELLSKYEFPGDDTPIIKGSAKLALEGDKGELGEVAIMNLAEALDSYIPTPERAVDGTFLMPVEDVFSISGRGTVVTGRIERGVVKVGEEIEIVGIRPTVKTTCTGVEMFRKLLDQGQAGDNVGLLLRGTKREDVERGQVLCKPGSIKPHTHFTGEVYILSKDEGGRHTPFFNNYRPQFYFRTTDVTGSIELPADKEMVMPGDNVSITVKLIAPIAMEEGLRFAIREGGRTVGAGVVAKILD
- the fusA gene encoding elongation factor G produces the protein MARKTPIERYRNIGISAHIDAGKTTTTERILFYTGVNHKIGEVHDGAATMDWMEQEQERGITITSAATTAFWKGMGGNYPEHRFNIIDTPGHVDFTIEVERSMRVLDGACMVYCAVGGVQPQSETVWRQANKYKVPRLAFVNKMDRTGANFFKVYDQLKTRLKANPVPVVVPIGAEDGFQGVVDLLEMKAIVWDEASQGVKFEYQDIPAELQATADEWREKMVESAAEASEELMEKYLGGEELTRAEIVKALRDRTIACEIQPMLCGTAFKNKGVQRMLDAVIDFLPSPVDIPPVTGTDEDDSEKKLERKADDNEKFSALAFKIMTDPFVGQLIFFRVYSGKINSGDTVYNPVKSKKERLGRILQMHANQREEIKEVLAGDIAAAVGLKDATTGDTLCDPAAPIVLERMVFPEPVISQAVEPKTKADQEKMGIALNRLAAEDPSFRVRTDEESGQTIISGMGELHLEILVDRMKREFNVEANIGAPQVAYRETIRKTAEGVEGKFVKQSGGRGQYGHAVITLEPQEPGKGFEFIDAIKGGVIPREYIPAVEKGIVDTLPNGILAGFPVVDVKVTLTFGSYHDVDSNENAFRMAGSMAFKEAMRKASPVLLEPMMAVEVETPEDYTGTVMGDLSSRRGIVQGMDDMVGGGKIIKAEVPLSEMFGYSTSLRSATQGRATYTMEFKHYAEAPKNIAEAVMTAKGK
- the recQ gene encoding DNA helicase RecQ, with translation MSQALAILKDVFGYHAFRGRQAEIIDHVAEGGDSLVLMPTGGGKSLCYQIPALLRQRTGQGVGIVVSPLIALMQDQVAALTEAGVRAAVLNSTLTSSEASAVERDLLAGRVEILYVAPERLMTPRFLDLLERTRVGLFAIDEAHCVSQWGHDFRPEYIQLSVLHERFPYVPRIALTATADALTRNEIIERLALDDARVFISSFDRPNIRYRIVEKDNARQQLLAFIKAEHTAADGTHDSGIIYCLSRKKVEDTAAWLVGQGINALPYHAGMDPGTRQRHQARFREEEGLVMVATIAFGMGIDKPDVRFVAHLDLPKSMEGYYQETGRAGRDGMPANAWMAYGLGDVVQQKRMIDESEADEAFKRVSSAKLDALLGLCETAGCRRQRILDYFNEASEPCGNCDTCLEPPATWDGTREAQMALSCVYRTAQASRIHFGATHLVDVLRGNASEKIKQWGHDKVSTFGIGKDRSVHEWHTVFRQLIAQGLLMIDHGGHGALLLGERAREVLKGERQIILRRQATKPGKSGERAARGTRTDHTADMDADTLANWEALRRWRTEAAREHGVPAYVIFHDATLAELARTAPDSLSAMQGIPGIGASKLERYGQGILDTLRGV